A genome region from Chryseobacterium indicum includes the following:
- a CDS encoding LytR/AlgR family response regulator transcription factor, whose translation MITAIALDDELPSLEIIEAFCANIEEIDLKKTFLKTSEARYFLENNPVDLLFLDINMPAASGIDFYKTLPQETLVIFTTAYKEYAVESYEIGAFDYLLKPFSFQRFKMAVDRAAEQKKLLSAHDEGFIYFRVDYGLVKVVFSEILYIEGQDNYVKFYFENQKSLLVRITIKELLEKLPEQHFCRIHRSSIVSLAKITSFRHKTVYIKDIALPVGNTYEEDFLKKI comes from the coding sequence ATGATTACAGCTATAGCACTGGACGATGAACTACCATCTTTAGAGATCATAGAAGCATTCTGTGCGAATATTGAGGAGATAGACTTAAAGAAAACCTTCCTCAAGACCAGCGAAGCAAGATATTTTCTGGAAAACAATCCTGTGGATCTGCTTTTTCTGGATATTAATATGCCCGCTGCTTCAGGGATCGATTTTTATAAAACCCTGCCACAGGAAACCCTGGTGATTTTTACAACAGCGTATAAGGAATATGCTGTAGAGAGCTACGAGATTGGAGCTTTTGATTATCTGCTGAAACCATTTAGCTTTCAGCGTTTTAAAATGGCAGTCGACAGAGCGGCTGAGCAAAAAAAATTACTCTCCGCTCACGATGAAGGTTTTATCTACTTTCGGGTAGATTACGGATTAGTGAAAGTTGTTTTCAGTGAGATTCTGTATATCGAGGGACAGGATAACTATGTGAAATTTTACTTTGAAAACCAAAAATCACTTTTAGTAAGAATTACCATAAAAGAACTTTTGGAAAAACTTCCTGAGCAGCATTTCTGCAGAATCCACCGTTCCAGTATTGTTTCTTTAGCAAAAATAACTTCTTTCAGGCACAAGACAGTCTATATAAAAGATATTGCGCTTCCCGTAGGCAATACCTATGAAGAAGACTTTCTTAAAAAGATATAA
- a CDS encoding sensor histidine kinase, with translation MSKRKLLIFTGVVLFLLQPVLLPAFPMDSSEPHYFKDLSENILGNLLILIFFYINYTYLIPGLLFQKKYLQYGFLVFLGLMVVLLLPWALFGSHAPPDFAQLPFHPGTHEKTMFHRIQLFFSEVDHLVFLFVGTIFFSTFWFERMQNQKIKNEKLQAELSHLKLQIHPHFLFNTLNSIYAFAIKKDDKTADTVLVFSDFMRYLLQDSYQNEVLLEKEVQYISNYIELQKSRLRNSVAVEFEKTGDFDNKKIAPLILFTFVENAFKYGVNPDENSEIKIEISIQENELNFMVFNRIVSAKNIESSNIGIKNTKERLMLYYPQKHTLEIKEDQKAFIVNLKINLL, from the coding sequence ATGAGTAAGAGAAAATTATTAATCTTTACGGGGGTAGTTCTGTTTTTACTCCAGCCGGTTCTTCTTCCTGCGTTTCCTATGGATAGCTCAGAACCTCATTATTTTAAAGATTTATCAGAAAATATACTGGGTAATTTGCTGATCCTCATCTTTTTTTACATCAATTATACTTACCTTATTCCGGGACTTTTATTTCAGAAAAAATATCTGCAGTATGGGTTTCTGGTTTTCTTGGGACTCATGGTCGTTTTACTACTGCCATGGGCGCTTTTCGGATCTCATGCTCCTCCAGACTTTGCACAGCTGCCCTTTCATCCGGGAACCCATGAAAAAACAATGTTTCACAGGATTCAGCTGTTCTTCTCGGAGGTAGATCATCTGGTCTTCCTTTTCGTGGGGACGATATTTTTTTCCACCTTCTGGTTTGAAAGAATGCAGAACCAGAAAATTAAAAACGAAAAATTACAGGCAGAACTTTCTCACCTCAAACTGCAGATTCATCCCCATTTTTTATTCAATACCCTGAACAGTATTTATGCATTTGCGATAAAAAAAGACGATAAAACAGCAGATACGGTATTGGTTTTTTCAGATTTTATGCGGTATCTTTTACAGGATTCCTATCAGAATGAAGTTCTGCTGGAAAAAGAAGTTCAGTATATCAGCAATTATATCGAGTTACAGAAATCCAGACTGAGAAATTCTGTTGCTGTTGAATTTGAAAAAACTGGCGATTTTGATAATAAAAAAATAGCTCCTCTTATCCTGTTCACTTTTGTGGAAAATGCTTTTAAATATGGTGTAAATCCGGATGAAAATTCTGAAATAAAAATAGAAATATCTATACAGGAAAATGAATTGAATTTTATGGTTTTCAATAGAATTGTATCTGCCAAAAATATAGAATCCAGTAACATCGGGATTAAAAATACCAAAGAAAGGCTCATGCTTTATTATCCTCAAAAACATACGCTGGAGATTAAAGAAGACCAAAAGGCATTTATCGTCAATCTCAAAATTAATTTGTTATGA
- a CDS encoding helix-turn-helix domain-containing protein: MGKFEQPDYNRIYNDIVEKKFPQRKEEILPLLQNHLTVLDVIRINKIIFGKGNYHINKLNQKHKSYDKETILKILDYQKKNHYNNITLAKHFNLSRNTVAKWRKIFIN, translated from the coding sequence ATGGGAAAATTTGAACAGCCTGATTATAACCGGATTTATAATGATATAGTGGAAAAAAAATTTCCTCAAAGAAAAGAAGAGATTTTACCACTTTTACAGAATCATTTAACGGTATTAGATGTAATAAGAATTAATAAAATTATATTTGGAAAGGGTAATTACCATATAAATAAACTTAATCAGAAGCATAAATCCTATGATAAGGAAACCATACTGAAAATTTTAGATTATCAGAAGAAGAATCATTATAACAATATTACTCTTGCAAAACATTTTAATCTAAGCCGTAATACAGTTGCGAAATGGAGGAAGATTTTTATTAATTAA
- a CDS encoding transposase, translating to MKFNFKDIHIGQLIKTKVLEHEDIMLDRICNFFDCDEEKIQMMYISESLETDLLLKWSKLLKFDFFRIYTQHLILYSPPQSSVAKNNKNSALPQFRKNIYTKEIIEFILELIEKGEKNKKEIIDEYRIPKNTLYKWINKYSQMQYSDKKV from the coding sequence GTGAAATTTAATTTTAAAGATATACATATAGGACAACTCATAAAAACTAAAGTTTTGGAGCATGAAGATATAATGTTGGACAGAATTTGTAATTTTTTTGATTGTGATGAGGAAAAAATACAAATGATGTATATTTCCGAAAGTCTGGAAACGGATTTGCTTCTCAAATGGAGTAAATTATTAAAGTTTGATTTTTTCAGAATATATACTCAACATTTGATTCTTTATTCCCCTCCGCAAAGTAGTGTTGCAAAAAATAATAAAAATTCAGCTCTTCCTCAATTTCGTAAGAACATCTATACAAAAGAAATAATAGAATTTATTCTGGAATTAATTGAAAAAGGGGAAAAAAATAAAAAAGAGATTATTGATGAATATAGAATTCCTAAAAATACCCTTTATAAGTGGATTAATAAGTATTCTCAGATGCAATATTCTGACAAAAAGGTATAA
- a CDS encoding Crp/Fnr family transcriptional regulator, with product MNQEILEKEILKYFSFSKSEIDEIYNKFTLIKLKKGSFFNEKDTYLGIVIDGCLKFFYDKDHEIDVIIDFQMSGQWTGDLESFLKKEKSKFMIQALCDTTVLAISQEDYTELENKSLKLKQLSVKITESIFLKTFERLISRMSNTAEENYRMLKKEKKQILHLIKKTDLAAYLKVNLFTLYKIIHHTD from the coding sequence ATGAATCAAGAGATTTTAGAAAAAGAAATTCTGAAGTATTTTTCGTTCAGTAAAAGTGAGATAGACGAAATCTACAATAAATTTACACTGATAAAATTAAAAAAAGGAAGCTTTTTTAATGAAAAAGATACGTACTTAGGCATTGTAATAGATGGATGCTTAAAGTTTTTTTACGATAAAGACCATGAGATAGATGTGATTATTGATTTTCAGATGAGCGGACAATGGACCGGTGATCTGGAGAGCTTCTTAAAAAAAGAAAAATCGAAGTTCATGATACAGGCTTTGTGTGATACTACAGTTTTAGCAATTTCTCAGGAAGATTATACCGAACTGGAAAATAAGTCTTTAAAACTAAAGCAATTATCTGTGAAGATTACCGAATCTATATTTCTTAAAACGTTTGAAAGGCTGATTTCAAGAATGTCTAATACTGCTGAAGAAAATTATCGAATGCTTAAAAAAGAAAAGAAACAAATATTGCATCTGATTAAAAAAACAGATTTGGCCGCATACTTAAAAGTTAACTTATTTACCCTTTATAAAATAATACATCATACTGATTAA
- a CDS encoding Crp/Fnr family transcriptional regulator, with amino-acid sequence MYTKYDIDIDNSVLLAKLKAFINHFVQVTDEEFLFFASILKRIKIPRDSYFLKAGEICTYVGFVNKGAVKYVYNHNKNHKELVIDFLFEGEWTGDYASYIYQKPSRFSVQAIEKTELFILPLENNVKLHEKYPVFIKYNKLLVEAMLYETLNRIVQFQGSSTEEIYRHLITRRPFLFERVSMHDIANYLKITPQSLSRIRSKIR; translated from the coding sequence ATGTACACAAAGTATGATATCGATATAGACAACTCTGTTCTCTTAGCAAAATTAAAAGCTTTTATCAACCATTTTGTTCAGGTGACTGATGAAGAGTTTCTGTTTTTTGCTTCGATTTTAAAACGTATTAAAATTCCTAGAGACAGTTATTTTTTAAAAGCCGGAGAAATATGCACTTATGTAGGCTTTGTAAACAAAGGTGCTGTAAAGTATGTTTACAATCACAATAAAAATCATAAAGAACTGGTAATCGATTTCTTATTTGAAGGCGAATGGACAGGAGACTATGCAAGTTATATTTATCAGAAGCCATCACGATTCAGTGTTCAGGCAATAGAGAAAACAGAACTGTTTATCCTTCCCCTGGAAAACAACGTGAAACTACACGAAAAATATCCCGTATTTATTAAGTACAACAAATTACTGGTAGAAGCAATGCTTTATGAGACGCTAAACAGGATAGTTCAGTTTCAGGGATCTTCTACCGAAGAAATTTACAGGCATTTAATAACCAGAAGACCCTTTTTGTTTGAAAGGGTAAGTATGCATGATATTGCAAACTATCTTAAGATAACTCCCCAAAGCCTGAGCAGAATAAGAAGTAAAATAAGGTGA
- a CDS encoding zinc-dependent metalloprotease, with translation MKDRTGFLIIRIYTLLLSIWSFGQGKYIAKEVHEISSKYSGEFVANLLYPEDKYSDPHIQKSVYKFKMYSYNQDEALKIIETSPEFLSIQIENEEKKIWILDLVNTDKQFYDLSVITGSGKKYDNALIKASHYRGIIRGDDESLVAVSFFGNELSGFISNGKGNYVIGKLGNSDKIILYNDKDLNVKPSFACKTDHKALNDTESDIYSKVNTSYNASSLTAKCVKIFFETEYDIFQDKGSVGNVVSYIVSLYNQAAALYANDGISTTLSQIKVWDVDDPYIATTPSSLLQQFKIQKSTYSDINNANVGQLLTFRTLGGGIAAGFNGLYCSNVHNSLAVASNLESTIPNLPVYSWSVMVVTHEIGHLLGSRHTHACVWNGNNTALDGCSGYVEGSCALPGIPSEGGTIMSYCHLQSAGINFSLGFGSQPANVIVNSINNSSCLTLCDSSCPASLMITNPVTGTDYQQTVNTIFANNIINSTGTAVYHSGNEIVISDGFTALSGSVFAGYIEGCTGNYSARQAYKDKMKDNPPSFDGISKNIAEQPLTIAPNPNNGNFLVIVDQKIRHYTLSVYSVSYKRVFSKEIKDLTTTEADISKEPSGVYFVEVATIDHKIYTQKIIKE, from the coding sequence ATGAAAGATAGAACAGGATTTCTGATCATCAGAATTTACACTTTATTATTGAGCATCTGGAGCTTTGGACAGGGAAAATATATCGCTAAAGAAGTTCATGAAATTTCTTCAAAATATTCAGGCGAATTTGTAGCAAATCTGCTGTATCCGGAAGATAAATATTCAGATCCTCATATTCAGAAAAGTGTTTATAAATTTAAAATGTATTCTTACAATCAGGATGAAGCCCTTAAAATAATTGAAACATCTCCTGAGTTTTTATCCATTCAGATAGAGAACGAGGAAAAGAAAATCTGGATTTTAGATCTGGTGAATACAGATAAACAGTTTTATGACCTGTCTGTAATTACAGGAAGCGGCAAGAAGTATGACAATGCCCTTATTAAAGCTTCACATTACAGAGGGATTATAAGGGGCGATGACGAAAGTCTGGTTGCGGTAAGTTTCTTCGGTAACGAGCTTTCCGGTTTTATCTCCAATGGGAAAGGAAATTATGTGATAGGAAAATTAGGCAATTCGGATAAAATTATCTTATACAATGATAAAGATCTTAATGTAAAGCCTTCATTCGCCTGTAAAACCGACCATAAAGCTTTGAATGACACAGAGTCTGACATTTATTCTAAAGTAAATACTTCTTATAATGCATCTTCATTAACGGCTAAATGTGTAAAAATCTTTTTTGAGACCGAATATGATATTTTTCAGGATAAAGGAAGTGTAGGCAATGTTGTCTCCTATATCGTAAGTCTTTATAATCAGGCTGCTGCATTATATGCCAATGACGGAATTTCCACTACTTTATCCCAAATCAAAGTCTGGGATGTGGATGATCCTTATATTGCAACAACTCCATCATCTCTTTTACAGCAATTTAAGATTCAGAAAAGTACATATTCTGATATTAATAATGCAAATGTGGGACAGTTACTCACCTTTCGCACTTTAGGCGGTGGGATTGCGGCAGGATTCAACGGATTATACTGCTCAAATGTACACAACAGTTTAGCTGTGGCAAGCAATCTTGAAAGTACAATTCCGAATTTGCCTGTTTATAGCTGGTCTGTAATGGTAGTTACCCACGAAATCGGTCATTTATTAGGATCCAGACATACGCATGCATGTGTGTGGAATGGAAATAACACTGCTCTTGACGGATGTTCCGGTTATGTGGAAGGCAGCTGTGCGTTACCGGGAATTCCATCTGAAGGAGGTACAATTATGAGCTACTGCCATTTACAATCGGCGGGTATTAATTTTTCTTTAGGATTTGGATCTCAGCCGGCAAATGTTATCGTAAACAGTATTAATAACAGTAGTTGCCTCACCCTCTGCGACAGCAGCTGCCCGGCGAGTCTTATGATTACCAATCCTGTTACGGGAACAGATTATCAGCAGACAGTAAATACTATCTTTGCGAATAATATAATTAATAGTACCGGTACAGCAGTATATCACTCAGGAAATGAAATTGTTATATCGGACGGATTTACTGCCCTCAGCGGATCTGTATTTGCAGGATATATTGAAGGATGCACCGGAAATTATTCTGCAAGGCAGGCATATAAAGATAAAATGAAAGATAACCCTCCTTCTTTTGATGGCATCAGTAAAAATATTGCAGAACAACCATTAACTATTGCACCTAATCCCAATAATGGCAATTTTCTGGTCATTGTAGACCAAAAGATCAGACACTATACACTTTCGGTATATTCTGTTTCTTACAAACGGGTATTCAGCAAGGAAATAAAAGACCTAACGACTACAGAAGCAGACATCAGCAAAGAACCTTCCGGTGTTTACTTTGTGGAAGTTGCCACTATAGACCATAAAATTTATACGCAGAAAATCATTAAAGAATAA
- a CDS encoding helix-turn-helix domain-containing protein has protein sequence MKTSLLKIKQQEIIKNFIKLKLCIDSYYLLADILYRFLGEERTIALLIENLISVCFSVILIINVKTLYKINFKYLVNGTSFLLSIYILYISYQTHPYFPVAYFYFICIPVGLLLVNSMKRSLLYSLILLTVIFLAFYWGDFNSFPLYTIHTKNLNTIEYVRIVNYYIPILFTFIFLFFDIYYLVEYNKSSLEIVHKETIAVSRKQKITQKDNLDLLFEEIMKCMEHNQSYKNTNYSITDLAKEVNSNRTYVSNALNKANKNFYDLINEFRIKYILENLNENLHKKNSIKFIYHQAGFNHQTTFNKAFKKETGCSPTEYVKSLERI, from the coding sequence ATGAAAACTTCTTTACTTAAAATAAAGCAACAGGAAATAATAAAAAATTTTATAAAATTAAAACTGTGCATTGACAGTTACTATTTGCTAGCGGATATATTATACAGGTTTTTAGGAGAAGAAAGAACAATAGCTTTACTTATAGAGAATCTGATATCAGTTTGCTTCTCTGTCATATTGATAATAAATGTAAAAACTCTGTATAAAATCAATTTTAAATATCTTGTAAATGGTACCAGCTTTTTATTAAGTATCTATATATTATACATAAGCTATCAAACACATCCTTATTTTCCTGTAGCATATTTTTACTTCATATGTATACCTGTTGGATTGTTGTTAGTGAATTCTATGAAAAGAAGTTTATTGTATTCATTAATTCTATTAACAGTTATATTTTTAGCATTTTATTGGGGGGATTTTAACTCTTTTCCGTTATATACCATACATACAAAAAACTTAAATACAATTGAATATGTAAGGATTGTTAATTACTATATACCAATATTATTCACTTTTATTTTTCTTTTTTTTGATATCTATTATCTTGTTGAATATAATAAGTCTTCTTTAGAAATCGTACATAAAGAAACAATAGCAGTAAGCAGGAAACAAAAGATTACACAAAAAGATAATTTAGATTTACTTTTTGAAGAGATTATGAAGTGTATGGAGCATAATCAGTCATATAAAAATACAAATTACAGCATAACAGATTTGGCCAAAGAAGTAAATTCCAATCGGACTTATGTATCAAATGCTCTCAACAAAGCAAACAAAAATTTTTATGATCTTATTAATGAGTTCAGAATAAAGTATATTCTGGAAAATCTGAATGAAAATCTGCATAAAAAAAATAGTATAAAATTTATTTACCATCAGGCAGGATTTAATCATCAGACGACTTTTAACAAAGCTTTCAAAAAAGAGACGGGATGCTCTCCCACCGAATATGTAAAATCTCTTGAAAGAATCTGA
- a CDS encoding transposase, which translates to MLCKKSTDTQTLLHWSKLLEYDFFRLYTQHLILYSPPTKTRNPEYKDTLPKFRKNIYTKEIIDFILEILETGYKTKGQIMAEYGIPKTTLHKWISKYKK; encoded by the coding sequence ATGCTTTGTAAGAAAAGTACAGATACTCAGACTCTTCTGCATTGGAGTAAACTTTTAGAGTATGATTTTTTCAGACTGTATACACAACATCTTATCCTGTACTCCCCGCCTACAAAAACCAGAAATCCTGAATATAAAGATACTCTTCCAAAGTTCAGAAAGAATATCTACACAAAGGAAATCATTGATTTTATTTTGGAAATACTGGAAACCGGGTATAAAACCAAAGGTCAGATTATGGCTGAATACGGAATTCCCAAAACAACATTACATAAATGGATCAGTAAATACAAAAAATGA
- a CDS encoding helix-turn-helix domain-containing protein: MKNAAQINYKKIYQDILEMKFPEKKEQCFSVLNKKELSMLDVIDLNQKIFGKSDKQTDVFNQRHRSYDKSAVLKILEYQTVNNLNNSELAKHFKLSRNTITKWRRNYSEIKAL, from the coding sequence ATGAAAAACGCAGCACAAATAAACTATAAAAAAATTTATCAGGATATTCTTGAGATGAAGTTTCCGGAAAAGAAAGAGCAATGTTTCTCTGTTTTAAACAAGAAAGAACTTTCTATGCTGGATGTTATAGACCTCAACCAAAAAATATTCGGGAAATCTGATAAGCAGACCGACGTATTTAATCAGAGACATCGGTCTTACGACAAATCAGCTGTTTTAAAAATTCTGGAATATCAGACGGTAAATAATCTTAATAATTCTGAGCTGGCTAAACATTTTAAACTTAGCCGGAATACCATTACAAAATGGAGAAGGAATTATAGTGAGATTAAGGCTTTATAA
- a CDS encoding helix-turn-helix domain-containing protein, whose protein sequence is MNYDLKENQRIFIKRYIIVYTAFFSINALIELKIYYQTHYLNLSLYVYLIPLLLHLFFFFNINLLMKISFRLLVNLVCVIMFLLLYIVSFFYFFPFRPSYATFYLAFPTSLYMVNTLKQTILSTIVIFTLLGLQIFFCFYSESSDIFILHKEMSGPGKFVQEALPIIVTFTIVALNYFYIINKTKIETYLNSQSQIVNLSSEQNNKTQREKKLEILYSEIITALEADKLYLDPYFSLDDLTEHLNSNKTYISNALNKIGETTFYEIVNQYRIKNVINNLNSGNHKAFKIIHLSKKAGFLHQPQFNKAFKKETGMSPTEYIRSLENVGR, encoded by the coding sequence ATGAATTACGATTTAAAAGAAAATCAGAGGATATTTATTAAGCGCTATATTATTGTTTATACAGCCTTTTTCTCAATCAATGCTTTAATTGAGCTTAAAATATATTACCAGACTCATTACTTAAATTTATCATTGTATGTCTATTTAATTCCATTGCTTCTTCATCTGTTTTTCTTTTTCAATATTAATCTTCTTATGAAGATTTCTTTCAGGCTGCTGGTAAATCTGGTATGTGTAATAATGTTTCTGTTATTATATATAGTGAGTTTCTTCTATTTTTTTCCCTTCAGACCGTCTTATGCTACCTTCTATCTCGCATTTCCTACTTCCCTCTATATGGTAAATACTTTAAAGCAGACTATTCTGTCTACAATAGTTATATTTACATTATTGGGTTTGCAGATCTTTTTCTGCTTTTATTCGGAAAGCTCTGATATATTTATTTTGCATAAGGAGATGTCAGGTCCCGGAAAATTTGTACAGGAAGCACTCCCAATAATTGTAACGTTCACCATTGTTGCATTAAATTATTTTTATATCATCAATAAAACAAAAATAGAAACTTACTTAAACTCACAATCTCAAATCGTTAATCTTAGCAGCGAACAAAACAACAAAACACAGCGAGAGAAAAAATTAGAAATATTATACAGCGAAATCATTACTGCTTTAGAAGCTGATAAGCTGTATCTTGATCCATATTTTAGCCTTGATGATTTAACGGAGCATCTGAACTCTAATAAAACCTACATTTCCAATGCTTTAAATAAAATAGGAGAAACTACTTTTTATGAAATTGTTAATCAGTACAGGATAAAAAATGTAATTAATAACCTGAATAGCGGAAATCATAAAGCTTTTAAGATAATCCATCTGTCGAAAAAGGCGGGTTTTCTGCATCAGCCCCAATTTAATAAAGCTTTTAAAAAGGAAACCGGAATGTCTCCTACTGAATACATTAGATCTCTTGAAAATGTAGGGAGATAG
- a CDS encoding glycosyltransferase, giving the protein MKKRIMFRIRSMQMGGVPKVLIDILKNIDKEKFEASVLLQINQGELLAEIPKNVKITSLAKGKHEMSSIKYIRFAQLAIRSLQLEIYKVFPHLVKSKLHETPDIEIAITHSSLPDLLRSPFKNSKKVNWFHTDISWHHTKTYGKKIAKMMMKCDLTIFGSLHTRLTFEKFLDVKIYNGIHIHNTFDEKNVLEKSLLEITDINNRILDTQKKIFVSVGRLEYQKGYDLLIEVHQELVNEGYDHIIVVIGDGSQNVNLNNKVKALKLEDSFLLLGNRNNPYPYIRKADYYIQPSRYESYPIALGETLILNIPIISTEVGGVSELLNHEKTAYLVNFDKYELKTAMKKFMNNPHLIEEIKNEQKKFNVENYNTKIHSKINHVLSKLVINYMD; this is encoded by the coding sequence ATGAAAAAGAGAATAATGTTCAGAATACGTTCCATGCAAATGGGAGGTGTCCCCAAGGTACTGATTGACATACTTAAAAATATTGACAAGGAAAAATTTGAAGCTTCGGTTCTTTTACAGATTAATCAGGGTGAACTTTTAGCAGAGATCCCTAAAAACGTAAAAATAACATCACTGGCAAAGGGTAAACATGAAATGAGTTCCATAAAGTATATTCGTTTTGCACAGCTTGCTATAAGAAGTTTACAACTTGAAATCTATAAAGTATTTCCTCATCTTGTTAAAAGTAAATTACATGAAACTCCGGATATTGAAATTGCGATTACCCATTCCTCCCTTCCCGACCTGTTAAGAAGCCCTTTCAAAAACTCAAAAAAAGTGAACTGGTTTCATACTGACATCAGTTGGCATCATACTAAAACGTATGGGAAAAAGATTGCAAAAATGATGATGAAATGTGACTTGACAATATTTGGTTCTTTACACACAAGGCTGACATTTGAGAAGTTTCTCGATGTTAAAATATATAATGGAATACACATTCATAATACTTTTGACGAAAAAAATGTCTTAGAAAAATCTCTTTTAGAAATTACGGATATAAACAACAGAATTCTTGATACCCAAAAAAAGATTTTCGTTTCAGTAGGGAGACTTGAATACCAAAAGGGTTATGACCTTCTGATTGAAGTACATCAGGAACTTGTTAATGAGGGGTACGATCACATCATCGTTGTAATTGGAGATGGAAGTCAGAACGTAAATTTAAATAATAAAGTGAAAGCTTTAAAGCTGGAAGACAGTTTTCTTCTTCTTGGAAACCGCAATAATCCCTATCCTTATATCAGGAAAGCAGATTATTATATTCAGCCTTCACGTTATGAATCTTATCCTATTGCTTTAGGAGAAACTCTTATTCTGAATATTCCTATCATAAGCACAGAAGTAGGAGGGGTAAGTGAATTGTTGAATCATGAAAAAACGGCTTATCTCGTAAATTTCGATAAATATGAATTGAAAACAGCGATGAAAAAATTTATGAATAATCCTCATTTGATAGAAGAGATAAAAAATGAACAAAAAAAATTTAATGTAGAAAATTACAACACAAAGATTCACTCAAAAATTAATCATGTTCTTTCAAAACTTGTTATTAATTATATGGATTGA
- a CDS encoding transposase, translating into MKKDFKEINIGIYIHQRVKDRGMDLSRICNFMKCCEEEINKMYSQKSIDTQLLLRWSKLLEYDFFRIYTQHLILYSPPTKAKDLERKNQNKVVPQFRKNIYTKEIIDFVLELLKTRQKTKNEIITEYGIPKTTLHKWISKYDI; encoded by the coding sequence ATGAAAAAAGATTTTAAGGAAATAAATATAGGGATATATATCCATCAACGCGTAAAAGACAGAGGAATGGATCTTTCGAGGATCTGTAATTTTATGAAATGCTGTGAAGAAGAAATAAATAAAATGTATTCACAAAAAAGCATTGATACTCAGCTTCTTCTACGCTGGAGTAAACTTTTGGAATATGATTTTTTCAGAATCTACACGCAGCATCTTATTTTATACTCACCGCCTACGAAAGCAAAGGATTTAGAAAGAAAGAATCAGAATAAGGTAGTTCCCCAGTTCAGAAAGAATATCTACACAAAAGAGATCATAGATTTTGTATTGGAATTGCTGAAAACAAGACAGAAAACCAAAAATGAGATTATTACAGAATATGGTATTCCTAAAACCACTTTGCACAAATGGATAAGCAAATATGATATCTGA
- a CDS encoding helix-turn-helix domain-containing protein, with amino-acid sequence MKNAAQINYKKIYQDILEMKFPEKKEQCFSVLNKKELSMLDVIDLNQKIFGKSDKQTDRFNQRHRSYDKQTILKILEYQTINNLNNSELSRHFKLSRNTITKWRKNQGNIMDL; translated from the coding sequence ATGAAAAACGCAGCACAAATAAACTATAAAAAAATCTATCAGGATATTCTTGAGATGAAGTTTCCGGAAAAGAAAGAGCAATGTTTCTCTGTTTTAAACAAGAAAGAACTTTCTATGCTGGATGTTATAGACCTCAACCAAAAAATATTCGGGAAATCTGATAAACAAACGGATAGATTTAACCAAAGACACAGATCTTATGACAAACAGACGATTTTGAAAATTCTGGAATATCAGACGATAAATAATCTCAACAATTCTGAACTTTCAAGACACTTTAAGCTCAGCAGGAATACCATTACAAAATGGAGAAAGAATCAAGGCAATATCATGGATTTATAA